The segment CGGATGGGCAGGTCTTCCTGTACGATCCGGGCCATCTCCTGCTCGATGGCTTCCAGATCGTCCGTGGAGAGGGGCCGGGGGGTCTGGATGTCGTAGAAGAACCCGTCCTCCAGCGGCGGCCCCACGGCCAGCTGGGCTTCCGGCCAGAGGCGCTTCACCGCCTGGGCCATCAGGTGGGCCGTGCTGTGGCGGTAGACCTCCCGCCCCGCCTCGTCGGCGAAGGTGAGAATCTCCAGCCGGCCGTCCTCTTCGAGGGGCCGGTTCAGGTCGATGACCTGCCCGTTCCAGCGGGCCGCCACCGCGTCCCGGGCCAGGCGCGGGCCGATCTGCTGGGCCACCTCCAGGGGCGTGATGCCCCGGGGCAGTTCCCGACGGCTGCCGCCGGGCAGCTCGACCACGATCATGGTCCCGGTTTCCTTACGTGCCGGTTCGTCCAACGTCCCTCACCGTCCTTCCAGGAATCTGCAGCGGGCAAATGAAAAGGGCCCCGTCCCAAAGGGACGAGGCCCGCCGGCCTCGCGGTTCCACCCTTTTTGGTGCCACCCGGGGCGGGAGCCAGCCCCCTCCCGCTTGGCACCCTCTTTCTGCCCGGTAACGGGGGCTACCGGCCGGTCTTCGGTGCTGCAGGGAGGCTCGTGCAGCCTCCGCGGGCCGCGGCCCCGGTCGCCGCCGCGCCGGCAACAGCTGCCCGCCCGCTCCCGGCCCCCGGCGGGGGTGCCGCTGTTCCGGGGCGGCGGCGCCGCCGGCCGGTCGAACCCCGCCGCCGGGGCCCTGCGCTCGCACCTGGGACCGGCAACTCCGGGGTGGTAACCGGCGGTGGCCTTCCGGGGCAGGCTCCCAGCCCCCCGCCCGCGGTTCCCGGCTACACTCCACCCCGGGCTGGCCGCAGCGGGGGACCCGCCCTCTCTGGCGGGGCCGCTCCTCCGGTCGTGTCCCCTTCATCGTCGCCGGCGTGCCCGGATCCTCCGGGCACCGGTTTGGCCGAAATTATAGCCAACCCTGGTGCCGGGGCAAAGGGGATCCTGCGCGCGGCCATCGAGGCGCCGTCACCGGCCGCCATGTCCCGGCGCGGCAGGCGGCCGCCCCCGGCGAGGTCCGGCCGGCCGCCGCCTGGGGTGCCCCTGCGGCCGCCGCTCCCGCGCCTGCGGCCAAGGCTTCGCTTCAGGCGACGGTCACCAGGAGCGCCTGGAACAGACCGACCAGGAATCCCAGCACCGCCCCCGACCACTCGACGAAGCGCAATTCCTTCCCGGCCAGCCGCAAGACCAGATCTTCAACGCCTGCCGGGTCGAGGGCCAGCAGCTTCCGTTCCACCACCGGACCCAGGCGCAGACCCTCGCCCGCGGCGGCCCAGAGGCCCTCGGCCAGCTCGGGAAAGCGGCGCGCCACCTCGTAGCGCGCCTCCTGGGCGATGCGATCGGCCAGCTGCAGGGACCAGGCGCGAGGAACCAGCGCCGGCAGGCGGGCCAGCACCGCCTCCCGCACCATCCGGGCCACCGCGTCGGCCGCCGCCCGGTCCAGTGGCAGCCGGCGCAGGTGTTCCCGCACATCGGCCGCCGTCAGCAGGTCCCGTTCCACCGCCTCGGCCAGGGCGCGGGCCAGGTCGGCCTGGCGGCGTGGC is part of the Thermaerobacter subterraneus DSM 13965 genome and harbors:
- a CDS encoding DUF445 domain-containing protein — encoded protein: MDTAWFTLPLTGGLIGWATNRVAIWALFRPIRPWRVPGVGWTLQGLLPRRQADLARALAEAVERDLLTAADVREHLRRLPLDRAAADAVARMVREAVLARLPALVPRAWSLQLADRIAQEARYEVARRFPELAEGLWAAAGEGLRLGPVVERKLLALDPAGVEDLVLRLAGKELRFVEWSGAVLGFLVGLFQALLVTVA